In Candidatus Moraniibacteriota bacterium, the sequence TATCCGCCGTCACTTCTTCCGGCTTAAGAAATTGAGGATCGGTCGCCGCGATCTGCATGGCAATATCGCGGGCCAGTTCCTGAAATTCGGAGTTTCTGGCGACGAAATCTGTTTCGCAAAGAAGCTGAACCAGCACTCCGATTTTTTTGTTGGAATGAACATAAGCCGCGATTACCCCCTCTCTTGTCTCCCGGCCGGATTTTTTAATGGCCTTAGAATGCCCCTCCCGGCGCAAAATTTCCACCGCTCTTTCTTCATTGCCACGAGCTTCTTCCAGGGCCTTCTTGACAGCCACTACTCCGGCTCCGGCTTTCTCGCGCAATTTTTTTACTTTATCCAACATAAATTATAATGCTAATTATGCTAATAAATTCAAATCTGCTAATTGCGAATATTGGAAATTCGCTGATTAGTGTTTATTCGTGGATTAGAATTGCATTAACTTTCAATTAGCGCCTTGCAAACATATCCCAATACCAGCCGGATGGAGGAAATGGCGTCGTCGTTAGCGGGAATGGGATAGTCAACAA encodes:
- a CDS encoding translation elongation factor Ts, with the protein product MLDKVKKLREKAGAGVVAVKKALEEARGNEERAVEILRREGHSKAIKKSGRETREGVIAAYVHSNKKIGVLVQLLCETDFVARNSEFQELARDIAMQIAATDPQFLKPEEVTADIVKKERKIWTEQLAKEGKPEAIAEKILAGKEKKFREEISLLAQPFVKDPSITVGDLVAEKVGKIGENIQVGKFIRYDL